The following proteins are co-located in the Methylomonas sp. 11b genome:
- a CDS encoding RNA polymerase sigma factor, producing MNSLAFNIDDLFLSHRDSLIHTIFGIVGCPQTAEDLAHEAYIKMLHALENQDISYPRPFLYQIAKNLALDHLRKERVRQRADEPKTADTDDDRPLLENLPDDTPTPEQQASDQQELALMLAALEQLPERRRQILVLHKFHHWNYERIAAYYGISRSAVEKNVQAALTHLLASRQD from the coding sequence ATGAACAGCCTCGCCTTCAACATCGACGATTTATTTCTCAGCCATCGCGATTCGCTGATTCACACTATTTTCGGCATCGTCGGCTGCCCGCAAACCGCCGAAGATCTGGCGCATGAAGCTTACATAAAAATGCTGCACGCCCTAGAAAACCAAGACATAAGCTACCCACGGCCATTTCTGTACCAAATCGCAAAAAACCTGGCACTGGATCATCTACGCAAAGAGCGTGTTCGTCAACGCGCCGACGAACCAAAAACGGCCGATACGGACGACGATAGACCACTGCTGGAGAATTTGCCGGACGATACCCCGACGCCTGAACAGCAAGCTTCCGATCAACAAGAACTGGCATTGATGTTGGCAGCGCTTGAGCAATTACCCGAACGGCGCAGGCAAATTCTGGTGTTGCACAAATTTCACCATTGGAATTACGAGCGGATCGCCGCCTATTACGGCATATCGCGTAGCGCGGTAGAGAAGAATGTACAGGCAGCTCTAACTCATTTATTAGCCAGCCGGCAAGACTAG